aaacaaaataattagttgcatttctttctatcttttttttttttaagtcagagcTCTAGGCCTTTATTTCAAGTGGAGTGGACTGCTAGGAaccccccactcccactccctcCCTGAATCTTTCTTCTCTACCCTTTTCCTTCTCAATAAGTCCCTCCAGGGGAGGTCACCCGGCCATTATGGGAGAGAAATCTGGGGAGAATGGAAAGGGCAATGCTTCCTCTAAAGTCTGCTGTGACCTGGGCTCCCCTGACAGGGCCTCCTGGCTCCAGCTAAGAAACTTTTGGTGGGAAGCCTGAGAGAGTCAGCTCACCTTCCAACTCTTCCGTTTCTGCATCCTGGAGGGCTTTTCATCTCTTTTGGCATTCGGGCTGTGGTTCGCTAGTCCTGCCTTTGGGGGAGCTTCCACTGCCATGGTTGCCTTCTCCTGGGAAAGCCGGATCTGCTGGAGGAGTTTTCTGAGCTTCTTTCCCGATGGAGTAATGTTGGCAGAGCACTGTCCCCCTGCTTCTTGAGGTGGTGCCACGTGATCAGTGGTCTGGCACAGCTCCAACCACTCAATGCCTCAGTCACCACTCCCGGTTCAAAACGCACAATCCCTTGAATAGCTCCGTGTGAGGCTGGTTGATCTTCCCTCTGGGAGACCCCATTGTTGTGCCCTAGTTgcatcccttttcttttcttttttttttttaacgtgggcagaacccgagtctccggcatggcaggcgagaaactctgcctgttgatccaccatggcctgcccctagttgcatttcttttaaatatttattttgaaggaaTTTCAAATACATAGTAGATTTGCAAGAATATCATAAAAACACTCTTGCATAACCTTCACCCCAATTCACCAAGGGCTAACAtctttatatattacatttttctgGTTAATGAGGGCATAGTGTAGTCATTATGTCCTTCTACCCCCAATATTTTAGTATGTATTTCCTACAATCAAGGGCATTAACTCATACAACCACATCCAGTGAATATATCCTTGATACAATACTATCATCTAATATACTGACCTAATTCAAGTTGTTCTAATAGTTTCAGCAATGTCTTGTGTAATATTTTCTCGTCCAGGATCCAAAAGAGAATCATTCATTGCATTAAGTTTTGCTTTCTCTTTGGAATGATACAGTGTGCCATGGTTCTTCAAACTTTCCCAAATCAAGTGGATAGTTTTGAAGAATCTAGGTCAACTATTTTGTAGGCTGCCCATCCATCCCCTTGGGTTTGTCTTATGTGATGTATCTTCATGATTAGATTCAGTTCTGCAGGAATTTTCTATTGGTGCTATTCAGTTCTCAGTGAACCATGTCTGGAAGTACGTAATGTTCGTTTGTCCCATTATTTGTAATGCCAGCTTTGATCACGTGGTTAAGTTGGTGTCCACTAGGCTTCTTCTTTATAAAGatggtcatttttctttttgtaatttgtaAGTGATTTGTGGAGAGATATTTTGAGACCCTGTAAATATCCTGTACTCATGAAATTTTCACCCGCTGGCTTTagtatttataaataattcttccctgatttaatttttatcataagGGTGACAAGATGGTGACTTTTCAAACTCCATCATTCCTTGTACGTATATTAGTATCCTGCTTTAAGGGAAAGTGTATCACCTTCTTACTTCTTTACttgcttatatatttatgtatttatttgttatttagtATGTCCTCAAATTCTACCACCCCTCCATTGGATTAAAGTCtatttaaatcattatttcttttgataCTCAAATTGTCCCATATTTGGCTTCTGGGGACCCCTTTAAGTTGGCTCTTGTGTCCTTTGGACCTATTCTATCATTTTTGTAGCACTTGCTCACTTTCAGATACAAAAAAGATGTTTTAGGGGATCCTGGGACCCAGTGCTCAGGGCCCAGCAGCCACACCAATGGTCAGGAGCTCAATTTAATATTTCTTGGTCCCCTGTGAAAGGCCTGGTTCCTCAATAATGGCTTCTGCCCTGTCAGAAAAGCCACAggatttctagcttccaaaatTACTGTGATCTTTAAGTTGGAACAAGCAGAAAAACTTGGGCTATGCTTCCCCAAAGAGCTAAGAATAAAGAATTCCTGGTGACTACTGAGAAGACTTAACGTTCACAGTCAAGAATGAGCTGGGTATTCCTAGATGGGGTATTTGTGAAGCAGCAGTTTAAAATGGAAGCTTTGAAGAGTGCTATAAATCTATGAATTCTTTAGAAATGCAGCAGCAAAATCTCACCAGAATCCCAAGAAGAATAGTATGCCCTTTCTCCAGGTTACATTCTAGGAATCATTACCTTCATTCTCAGAAAATCCCCCATTGGAGAAACAGCCTATAAATATAACAAAGTTAATAGAAACTTCAACATTCCCAGGAAA
This region of Tamandua tetradactyla isolate mTamTet1 chromosome 25, mTamTet1.pri, whole genome shotgun sequence genomic DNA includes:
- the C25H11orf98 gene encoding LOW QUALITY PROTEIN: uncharacterized protein C11orf98 homolog (The sequence of the model RefSeq protein was modified relative to this genomic sequence to represent the inferred CDS: inserted 3 bases in 3 codons; substituted 3 bases at 3 genomic stop codons), whose amino-acid sequence is MGSPRGKINQPHTELFKGLCVLNREWXLRHXVVGAVPDXLITWHHLKKQGDSAXANITPSGKKLRKLLQQIRLSQEKATMAVEAPPKXRTSEPQPECQKRXKALQDAETEELEGELTLSGFPPKVS